A section of the Candidatus Latescibacterota bacterium genome encodes:
- a CDS encoding thiamine biosynthesis protein, with product MPPIPRRLKEDGRPVKAIGLISGGLDSTLAAHVIAEQGVEVLGVNFSTGFCRSDHHRAMGAMGKTQDEKRLRNEALRAGADLEIPVRIVDVSSDYMDVILKPRHGYGANMNPCIDCRGYMLRAARAIMDEEGADFVFTGEVLGQRPMSQHLRAMQLIERESGLEGLLLRPLSARLLAPTLPERHGWVDRERLLRLQGRTRKPQMRLADAAGLTDTPAPAGGCCYLTDEVYASRFVDLLRHLPADQRPTPRDVLLLKVGRHFRLTPGLKMVIGRDEPENNFLRTFFPEGPFVEAPDVSGPLAYVHVHPGAAPPDRALRERMAAIVARYGKGRDDERLRVDYWRPEGVEALDVKPVPDSDPLDEYRIARKIDARTALRR from the coding sequence ATGCCACCGATCCCCCGCCGCCTCAAGGAGGACGGCCGTCCGGTCAAGGCCATCGGCCTCATCTCGGGCGGCCTCGACAGCACCCTCGCCGCTCACGTGATCGCCGAACAGGGCGTCGAGGTGCTGGGCGTGAACTTCTCCACCGGGTTCTGCCGCAGCGATCACCATCGCGCGATGGGCGCCATGGGCAAGACGCAGGACGAGAAACGCCTGCGCAACGAGGCGCTGCGCGCCGGCGCCGATCTCGAGATCCCCGTGCGCATCGTCGACGTGTCCAGCGACTACATGGACGTCATCCTCAAGCCACGCCACGGCTACGGCGCGAACATGAACCCCTGCATCGACTGCCGGGGCTACATGCTGCGCGCCGCGCGCGCGATCATGGACGAGGAGGGCGCCGACTTCGTCTTCACCGGCGAGGTGCTGGGCCAGCGGCCCATGAGCCAGCACCTGCGGGCCATGCAGCTCATCGAGCGCGAGAGCGGCCTGGAGGGCCTGCTGCTGCGGCCGCTCTCCGCGCGGCTCCTGGCGCCCACGCTGCCGGAGCGGCACGGCTGGGTGGACCGCGAGCGCCTGCTGCGCCTGCAGGGACGCACGCGCAAGCCGCAGATGCGGCTGGCGGACGCGGCCGGACTGACGGACACGCCCGCCCCCGCCGGCGGCTGCTGCTACCTCACCGACGAGGTCTACGCCTCGCGTTTCGTCGACCTGCTCAGGCACCTGCCCGCGGACCAGCGCCCGACGCCGCGGGACGTCCTCCTGCTCAAGGTCGGACGCCACTTCCGGCTGACGCCGGGCCTCAAGATGGTGATCGGTCGCGACGAGCCCGAGAACAACTTCCTGCGCACCTTCTTCCCCGAGGGGCCCTTCGTCGAGGCGCCGGACGTGTCCGGGCCGCTGGCCTACGTCCACGTCCACCCGGGCGCGGCGCCGCCCGATCGCGCGCTGCGCGAGCGGATGGCGGCGATCGTGGCGCGCTACGGCAAGGGACGGGACGACGAGCGTCTGCGCGTGGACTACTGGCGGCCCGAGGGCGTGGAGGCGCTCGACGTGAAGCCCGTGCCCGATAGCGATCCGCTCGACGAGTACCGCATCGCCCGCAAGATCGACGCCCGCACGGCCCTGCGCCGCTAG
- a CDS encoding sulfurtransferase TusA family protein, which yields MSETPAPTRQLDTRGTYCPRPVIDTDAAMRQLGAGEVLEVLADDVGVKLDLPAWCRAHRQRLLEVREEGRLIRVLIMKTGERA from the coding sequence ATGAGCGAGACCCCCGCGCCCACGCGGCAGCTGGACACCCGCGGCACCTACTGTCCGCGCCCCGTCATCGACACCGACGCCGCCATGCGCCAGCTCGGCGCCGGCGAGGTGCTCGAGGTGCTCGCCGATGACGTGGGCGTCAAGCTGGACCTGCCCGCCTGGTGCCGCGCCCACCGCCAGCGCCTGCTGGAGGTCCGCGAGGAGGGCCGGCTGATCCGGGTGCTCATCATGAAGACGGGAGAGCGCGCCTGA
- a CDS encoding ABC transporter permease, producing the protein MPRLLLLLKAALRSIARNTMRSALTVLGIVIGVGAVIAMVGIGEGASNLVQSQISALGDNLINVFPGSFAGGGRHFGAGSSSTLTEEDAAAIEQQVPLVTMLSPVAQSGGMVVYGNENWSTSFLGGDSDYFDIRKWPVVEGTGFGASAVRSTAKVAVLGRTVAEQLFQGADPVGQIVRIKKMPFTVIGVLEEKGQNSWGRDQDDVIILPYTTVMKRLSGQTKLSMILASATSADDLDEAVSEISALLRQRHRLPAGVDDDFTVRTQQDIASVMGSTSRVMRILLAAIASVSLLVGGIGIMNIMLVSVTERTREIGIRMAVGAKGWHILIQFLAESVVLASLGGLAGIGLGVVAAKLVARFAHWPVLVPPGAVVVAFLFAAAVGVFFGFWPARKASLLDPIEALRYE; encoded by the coding sequence ATGCCGCGGCTCCTGCTGCTGCTCAAGGCCGCGCTGCGCTCGATCGCGCGCAACACGATGCGCTCGGCGCTCACCGTGCTCGGCATCGTCATCGGCGTGGGCGCCGTGATCGCGATGGTGGGCATCGGCGAGGGGGCCTCGAACCTGGTGCAGTCGCAGATCTCGGCCCTGGGCGACAACCTGATCAACGTCTTCCCCGGCTCCTTCGCCGGCGGCGGCCGGCACTTCGGCGCGGGCAGCAGCTCGACGCTCACCGAGGAGGACGCCGCGGCCATCGAGCAGCAGGTGCCCCTGGTCACGATGCTGAGCCCCGTCGCCCAGTCGGGCGGCATGGTCGTCTACGGCAACGAGAACTGGTCCACGAGCTTCCTGGGCGGCGACAGCGACTACTTCGACATCCGCAAGTGGCCCGTGGTCGAAGGCACGGGCTTCGGCGCGTCGGCCGTGCGCAGCACGGCCAAGGTCGCCGTGCTCGGCCGCACGGTGGCCGAGCAGCTCTTCCAGGGCGCGGACCCGGTGGGACAGATCGTGCGCATCAAGAAGATGCCCTTCACCGTGATCGGGGTGCTGGAGGAAAAGGGGCAGAACAGCTGGGGCCGCGACCAGGACGACGTGATCATCCTCCCCTACACCACCGTGATGAAGCGGCTCTCGGGGCAGACCAAGCTGTCCATGATCCTGGCCTCGGCGACGAGCGCGGACGACCTGGACGAGGCCGTGAGCGAGATCTCGGCGCTGCTGCGCCAGCGCCACCGCCTGCCGGCCGGCGTGGATGACGACTTCACGGTGCGCACGCAGCAGGACATCGCCAGCGTCATGGGCTCCACGTCGCGGGTGATGCGAATTCTGCTGGCCGCCATCGCCTCGGTGTCGCTGCTGGTGGGCGGCATCGGCATCATGAACATCATGCTGGTCTCGGTCACCGAGCGCACGCGCGAGATCGGCATCCGCATGGCCGTGGGCGCGAAGGGCTGGCACATCCTGATCCAGTTCCTCGCCGAGAGCGTGGTGCTCGCCTCGCTCGGCGGGCTGGCGGGGATCGGGCTCGGCGTCGTGGCGGCGAAGCTCGTGGCGCGTTTCGCGCACTGGCCGGTGCTGGTGCCGCCCGGGGCGGTGGTCGTCGCCTTCCTGTTCGCGGCCGCGGTGGGCGTGTTCTTCGGCTTCTGGCCGGCCCGCAAGGCATCGCTGCTGGATCCCATCGAGGCCCTGCGCTACGAGTGA
- a CDS encoding ABC transporter ATP-binding protein — translation MATQESAARGNVVIALRDLVKVYGRGASQVAALRGVSLDVRAGELVAIMGASGSGKSTLMNIVGCLDRPSAGSYLLDGEDVSALGRDRLAEIRNRKIGFVFQSFNLLARTSALENVALPLVYSAGGGKRLEERALACLEQVGLADRARHIPSQLSGGQQQRVAVARALVNDPALLLADEPTGNLDTRTSVEVMQVFQTLNRRGMTVVLITHETDIAEYAGRVIVLRDGLVVEDHRIDRPRDAEEELRHLPPASAVVLPGPGARRF, via the coding sequence ATGGCGACGCAGGAGAGTGCCGCGCGCGGGAACGTGGTGATCGCGCTCCGCGATCTGGTCAAGGTCTACGGCCGCGGCGCCAGCCAGGTGGCCGCGCTCCGCGGCGTCTCGCTGGACGTGCGCGCCGGCGAACTGGTGGCCATCATGGGCGCGTCGGGCAGCGGCAAGTCCACGCTGATGAACATCGTCGGCTGTCTCGACCGGCCCAGCGCGGGCAGCTACCTCCTCGACGGCGAGGACGTCAGCGCGCTCGGCCGCGACCGCCTGGCCGAGATCCGCAACCGGAAGATCGGCTTCGTCTTCCAGAGCTTCAACCTGCTCGCGCGCACCAGCGCACTGGAGAACGTCGCGCTGCCGCTGGTCTACAGCGCGGGCGGCGGGAAGCGGCTCGAGGAGCGGGCCCTGGCCTGCCTGGAGCAGGTGGGGCTGGCCGACCGGGCGCGGCACATCCCCAGCCAGCTCTCGGGCGGACAGCAGCAGCGCGTGGCCGTGGCCCGCGCGCTGGTCAACGATCCCGCCCTCTTACTCGCCGACGAGCCCACCGGCAACCTGGACACGCGCACGTCCGTGGAGGTGATGCAGGTCTTCCAGACGCTGAACCGCCGCGGCATGACGGTGGTGCTGATCACGCACGAGACCGACATCGCCGAGTACGCCGGCCGCGTGATCGTGCTCCGCGATGGCCTGGTGGTGGAGGACCACCGCATCGACCGGCCGCGCGACGCGGAGGAGGAGCTACGACACCTGCCCCCGGCCAGCGCGGTGGTGTTGCCTGGCCCCGGCGCGAGGAGGTTCTGA
- a CDS encoding efflux RND transporter periplasmic adaptor subunit, which yields MRGRRLWWLLVLVVIGAGLVGWRLRADGDSAPRYRSEPLGRGDVEVRVAATGTLNPVTTVQVGSQVSGTIAALYADYNDRVREGQKLAQLDPTFLAAQVAQNRADLQRAQVELRQALRDSSRTAPLAAEGLVAQADLDASLTAVDAARAGVDAARAALDRAATNLRYATIESPIDGVVVSRDVDVGQTVAASLSAPTLFTIAQDLTQMQLEAAVDEADIGAVREGQPASFTVDAYPTLAFEGVVHQIRLAPETVSNVVTYTVVIRVQNPELKLLPGMTANVSILVDAARDVLRVPAMALRFRPAGAPPASAENGRGGATLYGLGPDGTPEPLRVKPGLSDGTWTAVSGDGLAEGLPVLLSLDRGGKAGGANDTVNPFMPRPPGGRSR from the coding sequence ATGCGTGGACGACGACTGTGGTGGCTGCTGGTCCTCGTCGTGATCGGCGCGGGCCTCGTGGGCTGGCGACTGCGGGCGGACGGCGACAGCGCGCCGCGCTACCGCAGCGAGCCGCTGGGTCGCGGCGACGTGGAGGTCAGGGTCGCGGCCACCGGCACCTTGAATCCCGTGACCACCGTTCAGGTGGGCAGCCAGGTGAGCGGGACCATCGCGGCGCTCTACGCCGACTACAACGACCGCGTGCGCGAGGGACAGAAGCTGGCCCAGCTCGACCCGACCTTCCTCGCCGCCCAGGTCGCCCAGAACCGCGCGGACCTCCAGCGCGCCCAGGTGGAGCTGCGCCAGGCGCTGCGGGACAGTTCCCGCACGGCGCCCCTGGCGGCGGAGGGGCTCGTCGCCCAGGCGGACCTCGACGCCTCCCTCACCGCGGTGGACGCCGCCCGCGCCGGCGTGGACGCCGCCCGCGCCGCCCTCGACCGCGCCGCCACCAACCTCCGCTACGCCACGATCGAGTCGCCCATCGACGGGGTCGTGGTCTCGCGGGACGTCGACGTGGGCCAGACCGTGGCGGCCTCGCTGTCGGCGCCCACGCTCTTCACCATCGCCCAGGACCTCACCCAGATGCAGCTCGAAGCGGCCGTGGACGAGGCCGACATCGGCGCCGTGCGCGAAGGCCAGCCGGCAAGCTTCACCGTGGACGCCTACCCGACCCTCGCCTTCGAGGGCGTGGTGCACCAGATCCGCCTCGCGCCGGAGACCGTGTCCAACGTCGTCACCTACACCGTGGTGATCCGCGTGCAGAATCCCGAGCTCAAGCTGCTGCCCGGCATGACGGCCAACGTGAGCATCCTCGTGGACGCCGCCCGCGACGTGCTCCGCGTGCCCGCCATGGCGCTCCGCTTTCGTCCCGCCGGCGCGCCGCCCGCGAGCGCCGAGAACGGCCGCGGCGGCGCCACGCTCTACGGCCTCGGCCCCGACGGGACGCCGGAGCCGCTGCGCGTGAAGCCCGGCCTGAGCGACGGCACCTGGACCGCCGTCAGCGGCGACGGACTCGCCGAGGGCCTGCCCGTGCTGCTGTCCCTGGACCGCGGCGGCAAGGCGGGCGGAGCGAACGACACCGTGAACCCCTTCATGCCGCGCCCGCCCGGCGGCCGCTCGCGCTAG
- a CDS encoding dienelactone hydrolase family protein, whose protein sequence is MRIKLFHGALAALLAVLALLGLGGGAAVSAAIVTQTVDYSQGDTALEGFLAYDDAQTGPRPGVLVVHQWMGLTDNERMRSRMLAELGYVAFAADIYGKDVRPADRGAAAQESGKYMNDRALYRTRLAAALDQLRRDPRVDPARIAVVGYCFGGTGALELARSGADIAGAVSFHGGLSNPDPASARNIKAKVLVCQGAIDPYAKLSDLQRFVDEMEAGHIDYQVVVYSGAVHAFTQREAGDDTSAGAAYDAAADRRSWEAMRALFEEIFD, encoded by the coding sequence ATGCGGATCAAGCTGTTTCACGGCGCCCTCGCGGCGCTGCTGGCCGTCCTGGCGCTACTGGGGCTCGGGGGAGGGGCGGCGGTGAGCGCCGCGATCGTCACCCAGACGGTGGACTACAGCCAGGGCGACACGGCCCTGGAGGGCTTTCTGGCCTACGACGACGCGCAGACCGGCCCGCGGCCGGGCGTGCTCGTCGTGCACCAGTGGATGGGGCTCACCGACAACGAGCGCATGCGCTCGCGGATGCTCGCGGAGCTTGGGTACGTCGCCTTCGCCGCGGACATCTACGGCAAGGACGTGCGGCCCGCCGACCGCGGCGCGGCGGCGCAGGAGTCCGGCAAGTACATGAACGACCGGGCGCTCTACCGCACGCGGCTGGCCGCCGCGCTGGATCAGCTGCGGCGCGACCCGCGGGTCGACCCCGCGCGGATCGCGGTGGTCGGCTACTGCTTCGGCGGGACCGGCGCGCTGGAGCTGGCGCGCTCGGGCGCGGACATCGCCGGCGCGGTGAGCTTCCACGGCGGGCTCTCGAACCCGGACCCGGCCTCGGCGCGCAACATCAAGGCGAAGGTGCTGGTCTGCCAGGGAGCGATCGACCCCTACGCGAAGCTCAGCGACCTGCAGCGCTTCGTGGACGAGATGGAGGCCGGCCACATCGACTACCAGGTGGTCGTCTACTCGGGCGCGGTGCACGCCTTCACGCAGCGCGAGGCCGGCGACGACACCTCGGCCGGCGCGGCCTACGACGCGGCGGCGGACCGGCGCTCGTGGGAGGCCATGCGGGCGCTGTTCGAGGAGATCTTCGACTAG